A single window of Dendropsophus ebraccatus isolate aDenEbr1 chromosome 5, aDenEbr1.pat, whole genome shotgun sequence DNA harbors:
- the LOC138793190 gene encoding cbp/p300-interacting transactivator 3-like: MADPMMMPTMQNGHPSYRMNMSGMQSQPHPHSARSMASIPMMQYAVGHPDGNVRARMNMHQHMANPMMYPGQAQSYMGTQQLMATMHLQKLNTQYQGHPMMTNSGLAQGLPAYRMAPTHHQNMPTLNVTDADLIDEDVLTSLVLELGLDRIEELPELYLGHNEMDFILDFVGKQQVSTVTC; encoded by the coding sequence ATGGCAGACCCAATGATGATGCCAACCATGCAAAACGGACACCCCAGTTATAGGATGAACATGAGCGGCATGCAGTCCCAGCCACATCCGCACTCTGCCAGAAGCATGGCTTCAATACCAATGATGCAATATGCAGTTGGTCATCCGGATGGAAACGTTAGAGCGAGGATGAATATGCACCAGCACATGGCCAATCCTATGATGTATCCTGGACAAGCTCAATCTTACATGGGAACTCAGCAACTAATGGCTACCATGCATCTTCAAAAACTCAACACTCAGTACCAGGGACATCCCATGATGACTAATAGTGGACTTGCACAAGGACTGCCAGCTTACAGGATGGCACCGACTCACCACCAGAATATGCCTACCCTCAATGTGACAGATGCCGACCTCATCGATGAGGATGTATTAACGTCTCTGGTCCTGGAATTAGGTTTGGACAGAATCGAAGAGTTACCTGAACTGTACTTGGGGCACAATGAGATGGATTTTATATTGGACTTTGTAGGCAAGCAGCAGGTTAGCACAGTGACCTGCTGA